The Thiobacter sp. AK1 genome segment CCGCGTGCTTCCAGGCCGGCGCGCACGTCGGCACGCTCCAAAAGCGAAAGGACGCGCTCGCGTTCGCCGTTTGCGCGCGCGAGTTGTTCTGTGCCCACCATGCCGGCCTGGGCGGTCTCTAGGGGCAGGGTGACTGCCAGCATGAGGGCAAGGGCAATGCGGCTGGTGATGCGGAGAAAACGGCTGGACATGACGTGTTCCTTTCTTGGCATGAAATTCAGGAAATTCTAGCCAGGGCCTTCCCTGCCACCCATTACGGCTTGTTCATGTCAGTGGACGTTGCGCAGGCTGTGCAGCAATTGCGCTACCAATTCCGGTTCCAGGTCTAGCCCCAGCTCGTCTCCAGGATTGAGGACGATGCCGAAGCCGGGTTCCATCCGCTCCAGCACCCAGCGAAATTCCGTGAGGATGCCACCACGGAATTCCGGGTAATGCTGCAGGAAGGGTTTGGCGCGCTCGGGGCTGGTGAACAATACGAGCACCGATACGCCCGCCGCCTCATCCCGTACCACCAGCGGCTGGGCACGGGTGGAGCGCTGGATGCCGCCGGGGGCGCTGTCATCCTTCACCGGCATGAACACCTGCGCGTCCACTAGCTGCTTCATGAACACTTCGCTGTCAGTCTGCCCGGTCTGGGCGGCGTACAGGTGGCGTTCCAGATCGTTACGTAAATCCTGCTCATCCATGAAACCTCCTTTTGCTCGCCTTCAGGCGTGGCCGCCCGCGCTGACTTCCGCCAGTAGCTGCGCGCCGCGGGGCGACAGGCACAGATGCACCAGATTCTGCTCGTCGGTGCTAAGCTCCACCAGGCCCGACTGGCGCAGACGCGCCAGCCGCTCGTTGACGAAATCTTTGGCGGGTGGGTTGGCCATCCGCTCGCTCAGGTTGTCATAGATGGAACCGCCCTGGGCCACCGCCCGAAGGATTTCCACGTCAGAGGCGGTGAAACCAGCGCGGAAGAAATCCTCTACGCTGGCGAGGGACACGCTCGCCCGTTCGACGGCGGTCCGGCCGGCGCGCGCCAGCAGGCGGTTGGCAACCGCCTCGAACACGCGCCGCGACAACAGGACGTAGAGCAGACAGAAGCCGGCGAACACGAATACCGCCAGCGGCCGGGTACGGCCGAATTCCAGCAGGTTGCTGGAGGTCATGTTGAGGAACAGGGGCACGGTGAGGGCGGCGACGACGCCCAGCACCACGTATTTCGCCAGCTCCCGGTTACTCGCACCTTCGGCCAGGAAGAAGTTGGCCAGTCCCGCCAGGATGCCGGCGCTCACCATGATGATCAATACCGT includes the following:
- a CDS encoding SseB family protein, which gives rise to MDEQDLRNDLERHLYAAQTGQTDSEVFMKQLVDAQVFMPVKDDSAPGGIQRSTRAQPLVVRDEAAGVSVLVLFTSPERAKPFLQHYPEFRGGILTEFRWVLERMEPGFGIVLNPGDELGLDLEPELVAQLLHSLRNVH
- a CDS encoding YEATS-associated helix-containing protein; this encodes METPSAALFDPYMMTVLIIMVSAGILAGLANFFLAEGASNRELAKYVVLGVVAALTVPLFLNMTSSNLLEFGRTRPLAVFVFAGFCLLYVLLSRRVFEAVANRLLARAGRTAVERASVSLASVEDFFRAGFTASDVEILRAVAQGGSIYDNLSERMANPPAKDFVNERLARLRQSGLVELSTDEQNLVHLCLSPRGAQLLAEVSAGGHA